Genomic window (Zingiber officinale cultivar Zhangliang chromosome 2B, Zo_v1.1, whole genome shotgun sequence):
tcttgatgaacggcccataatgctccaaagcttgatcttcttgtttgaactccgattcgagcccaatttcggtccaaatagatccaaatctaagatcctttgatgcctgaaaaataagaatcaaatattagcatcaaataatatcaaaaataagataatttgtaattaggttcaaaaatacacacaatgcacaaaatgtaatgaaaccatgatttaaactatgaaaccaacatcaaaaccatgcataaattaatcaaaataatacagtaaaatcgtGGTTATCAGTGCTGCAtcaatttcaagaaaaaatttaATGAATTGACAAATTTTTCATGAGAGGTTATGAGACGAATTCTGActtatgaaaaaaatttaaaaatgaaaaaaatgtgtaagaatttatttttatcaaaaaatggacaaaaaagaatgctcgaacggtagttgtactaATTTAGAGCGccaccactctgataccaattgtaagttTGAAAGTGCTGGGGGAGGGGGGGGGCGGGGGAGGAATATCACTCGTGGCATTCATGTTCATTTAAAACATGATTGAGTAAAAGGTAGCGAAATAAAGATAGAATAGAAAGAAAACATAACACTAACACGgttaagtttttacttggttcggagcttgtggcgactcctactccaagacccgcacatgagagtgttttcgttggacaatcaataatcaatcaaagaaTATAAATACAAATTTCAATTAATTAGAAGTAATTTGAACAATAAAAAATGCTAACGACTTTAGAGAAAGAGATATTTAGAGTGGTTGTCGTCAGAGCAGCTTTTGTGCGTCGTAGAGACATTTTCAGAGCAGCGTGTAGGAGTGGAAGTTATTTCAATTGATGTGTTTGAGACCTTTTATAGCCCTATTCGGGCTCCTAGATCCCCTCCCGGGCGCTTGGATTGTGTTGACGTGGCATGCTCTCATCAAAACTTCATCCTCGAAGTTTATCCACGTCTGGACGCTCGAACCCTCTCCGGGAGCCTAGACTGTTAACATGAGTTGACTAGTCATTGCACTCCAACTCAACTTCTAGATGAATTTTCACCTGTCTGGGCGCCTAGAGTTACTTCGGGTACTTGGATCACCCAAGTGCCTAGCCAGGCAATCTCCCGAGGGCACTCCCTCGTCGAGGTTTACCTGGGTGCCTAGAGCAACTCTGGGCACCCAGAGCCCTTCCAGGTGCCTATACCacctttttttttctaactttgtctttctgtaaaaaaaagagttagtccaggtaataatatataaagaataataaattttGACAGCCTCCAGACTGTctgatcctgactttgagtttcgttgaaactctaggtcagatcgatgcctactgttccttcttctgaaaacgcatcctcacctacttctcttaggagagattaccttttaccagactggtcctccagaccgtctgtgtaagtaccccatggtagttttgatgtgatcaaccaagtcaagttagatcctgcTATATTTTGatgtcctgtgtctaagtgttcaagaacttaggagcataggaagtcgagcaaaagacacagctagtgagaaggatgacgcgggagagagtcgacgggctcggtgcatttgagggacgaggcactgtggAAGAGTGTGCTGGCCTCCAGACTATCTtatcttgactttgagtttcactaaaACTCTAGGTCAGATCGATGCCTGCTATTCACTTTTCGagaaatgcatcctcacctacttctctcaagagagattaccttttgccagactggTCCTCTAGACTGTTTGTGCAAGTacctcatggtagttttgatgtgatcaactaagtcaagttagttatgttttgatgccctgtgtctaagtgtgtaggaacttaggagcataagaagtctaacaaaagatacagctagcgagaaggatggcagggGAGAGAGTTGACAGGCTCgatgcgttcgagggatgaggtgctgtagaagagtacgctgacggacgagaaggaagcgtgtagcggttccgagagacgagaagccggagtggaaggttgctcgagaaggtcgaaaaatgggttcaggtgatccctattccggtggccgaaatcacccaagcaagcgaagctggagcgaaagaccaTGACAAAAAGTCAATTAGATGTTGACTGTGGTCTGGGCACCTGGAGCAATTCCAAGCGCCCAGACTCAGGGTACCCGGACTATCACGGGTGCCAAGGGTGCCCTTGGACGTGTCCTCGAATGCGGATCGGGTTTAAGCGGGGCTGGGCTCCCAGAGTGGTCCAGGTACCCAGACCAGAAAGTTTATCACAAAGTCATCTGTCACGATTCGTtacgatggggataaaattttatccccctccaatcCCCCTGATCTCAGTAACTTAGAACAACACTTATAATCAATTCTTTTCCTGTTTTACTTTGTAATTCAGTACTTTAACTgctataagaggtttctccacccaaaggagattttagtgaactttcaacgtcttggattagcaatcttttgATTATAAATCAAGTAAACCTCGGTGCCTCTTTCTCTCtttaattagttgtttaaattatgtttatgcgagtgttagttttaatcaagctgtaaagatcgagaagggtgttcattttttttgtgcagggcaattcacccctctttcCGGCCTCCAAgggactaacaattggtatcagagcgtagacgtttcagaaggactaactgccgatcgAAGTACAAGAGATggctggaccaagcatctacccgcctaAGTTCAAGTGAGAATTCGCGATTTGGAAaagaaagatggaggtatttttcaaaatggacTTTGAGTTATTATTAAgattaaaatatggttttgtagctctaaaagataaagaagaatgtcaatggaccaaggagcaagcagatttcataGCTAATGGACGAGCCgaatttcatctgctgagcatGCTACCTCCataagaagtcaacagaatcagGGCCTACAAATCAGAAATTGAAGCCTACGTTGGAtttgcattgatggcaagtcaccaagaagacaatGGAGCAAGTTCATCGGAGATGAgtatcaagagcatcgatgaagggggaggaacatcggaagaaagcagctctACAAGGGGAGCATCAGATTCTGaggttgacaaggtaagtcaggtacgatctctacctccgaataaattgtttaaatttataaaaatgttatcaaaaagttcttgcaaattagaaatagaaaataaaaaattattaaaataaaataatgagttaaaaggaacttTAGCAACGTCTTGTCGATTAAAGGATTTCGACAAGATTAaaatggaaaatgaaaatttgaaaatagaaataaaaaatcttGTATGCTCACATGTTCAACAAGCTTAAATTTATAATAGATTAAATTGACATTTTAGGTATATCAGggctaaattagaaaattatcaccaaagtatatttctaaaaaaaaattaattaacctgTCTGGAAAGAacctattttggattccaaaatcatacataaattattttttagcaTATCATACTTTTTATttgcttagaattatcaaataaatttcttTGCATGATATCggttagaaattaattagaatttaattttttcgagaaagaaaattttattactcatatatggattttttttttaatattttgaccATTGtactatttttctatgatttcttttagtaaaattaatatttttaatttaaaaatatcttgTAGTGCTActttttgcaaaatttatttttgtataaaactttatcattttctctatttaataaaatatttttaattttttattattggtgaattttctatgaattatttattcaaatataaaattttaatattaaaaattcttgaaaattaaatttttaaaagttcatttttttttttgtataaatacatcttctattccatTATCAGAAAATTTCTTATGATTTTTTTAGCTAAGAAAATTTTAGCGAAAATAAATCTttatatagaaaataatttattactgtttaaatttaattcaatttttcttgaaaatttcaTTTCAGCATTGGATATTTAGGTTTAAttgttagaaaaattctcaaaatttttaaataattaaaaataatattaaaaatattttttaaaaatagtttataaattataaaaaatctagattttttaaatttaaaaaaattcatgatttaaatttgttttaaaattatttttatggaatatcccatttttatatgatcaaagggggagaactaAAGGAGTCTAGGGGGAGGGTGTATTAATTTTTGCACATTTTTTTTAAATGCAACATATCTAGTTGTCATTTGTATTactatttatttttgatttaccctaacttaacttgggtttgctcacgtcaaaagggggagattgtaaatgactcatggtagttttgatgtgatcaaccaagtcaagttaggtcctactATATTTTGatatcctgtgtctaagtgtgtaggaacttaagagtacaagaagtcgagcaaataacgcagctagcgagaaggacagtacgggagagagtcgacggactcggtgcgtccgagggatgaggtgctgctgaagagtacactggcagacgagaaggaagcgcgcggtggttttgagggatgagaagccggagcggaaagttgctcgagaaggccggaaaatgggttcgagtgagccctattccggtggctgaaatcacccaagcaagctgagctgaagcggaagacccggacgaaAAGTCAATTGGATATTGAttatggtccgggcgcctggatctaGTCCAGGAGCCTGGACCACCTCCGGAGGCACCCTCGAATGTGGATCGGGTTTAAGTGGGTTCGAGCGCCCAGAGCGGTCCAGGCGTCCAGACCAGAAAGTTATTCATAAAGTCAGTCGTTGCGATTCATTGCGACggtgataaaattttattcccctcCAGGTACCTAGACCCTTCCAGGTGTGCCAATCAagtataaatacaaccctgatcccaATATCTTAGAACAACACTTATAATCAATTCTTTTCCTATTTTGCTTTACAATTTAGtacttcaactgctgtaagaggcttctccgcccgaaggatactttagtgagctttcaacgtcttggattagcaatctcttgattgcaaatcaagtaaacgtCGATGCCTCTTTCTCTAtttaattagttgtttaaattcggtttatgcaagtgttagttttaatCAAGCTGTAAAGATCGAGAAGGATGTTCATTTTTTTGTAcagagcaattcaccccctcttgccgacctccaagggaccaacagtatggacttttgcttagcgtccgaGATATCAGGACTTCTCGCTGGATGTTCAAACCCCAACCCGTCCAGTTTTCCACTTGGTGTCCGCGACctccaagattttcacctagcgtTCTCAACCCTAAGATTTTGTCCAACGTCCtcaactcaccaagactttccccgTTCCCTCGAACTAGGACTTTGTTGCCTAACTATAGCTAgaactttccacctacctagtatccattaggactttctttgcctagcctcaactaggacttttaccttgcataagatcacttaggactctCATGCACACTCAGTCAAACATGATAGAACAACAAGAAACCGTAAGTTTGAActcttttccataatcaaaacttaggttcaatcattTGGTGTTTCCTACACTAACAGGCTCGCCTCGCCAAATAATTTAAGTGGGTTGGGTTAGAATTCTATCAACTCAAGCCTGTAGCGGGCCGACCTGCCTTAGCCCGCGACTCGTACGGGTTGACCTGCGACAGGCATGGGTTGGCtcgcgggttgagaaacacatgtaagccAAATTTTATGACAATGTATTATCtctctttgttataattttaaaataaaaatagtactttttatCAAACATGAGTCCTCGATCATTTGCGtccatttaaatttaaaatacatgtttctGAATATATTTGACTGATGAAACCTTTCCGAACTAAAACGTCGAAGATATGaaaccttttttttattttaaaaatatttttgatgggCTCGTGGGTTGATCCTCTTACCCCGTAACCCGCTTTGAATTGGGTTAGATTGGAAATTTTCTAACCTGCCAAAATGATGGGtcggcccgccccgccccgctaAATAACTGGCCCTCCATGGACGAACCTGCCCTGCCATGGATTGGCTCGTTTGATAGCTCCACCGAATGTCCAAGCGCCCTAAATGGGTCTAGGCGCCCCAATTGCGCAAAATCCATCTCGCATCTAGATGAGGTGGCACATCGTGATTGTAGGATGCATGTTGACTTCCAAGCACCCaaaagggatccaggcgctcggaaaaGTATAAAGTCGACGCTGATAGAGTTTCGTCCAAATGCAGTCATGTTAGCAGTACAGGCGCTTAGAAAGGATCTAGGTGCCAGAAGTTGGAAATCACCGATGGATGTAAGATCGAATAAGTCATGCTGGAGCCCCTGGGGTTGGTTCAGGTGCCCAGAACCTCCTTTAAAAAGGCCTTCAAATAACAACTTCATATATACTTTTGCACCGCTTCCACTCAGTGCCAAAGCTCTGATGACAACGACATCATTCCTGCACTTCTTCAAATTCAAGACTCTACTATGCTCAAACTTCAATGATGCAATAACGATGCGACGCCGCTACGAGCCCAAATGAGCCTAACCTTTGGTAATGCATAGTTGGTTGCTTCTTTTCATACTATTGTTTCTTTTGTACGCTTTTATTGCAAGGGTTGGTAAACTTGTTACCAAACCCTATCTTTGTAAAACGAGCTTTGTTAATAGTGATTGTCTAATAAAAGTGATCAAACTAACTACGAGCCTTGGAGTAGTGGCCACGAGACTGCGAACCAAAAACCAACATGTCTATTTTCAATTCAGTCTTTATCTTTCCGTTGCACAactttatttttcaaatgattccTGAATGCATACAAAGTGCACTATTCACCATCGCTCTAACGCTTTCTCAATCCAACACTCGATCCTTAGATAACTGAGAAATTGAGAAGACGTTCTGTCGTTGCACTATTGTCCcaggataaaaataaataaatggtaTTAGATGAATTATTGCAGGTATGAATTATCAATGGTATTAGATGTGGCTGTTATAATTCATACCTCAACAAAGTTAGTAGAGTGGAACAAGAGAGATAAATGATTTTCTTTGGAATTTATCGAATGAAATCTCCACCATCGAGTTTGAAAGTCCCCAAAACAAAATCTAACAACCCGATTAGTCTCAGCTTTTAGGTTGGAATTGCCTGTGATTATTCTTGACTTTCCTTCTATTCGTGTGCTCTCTCCACCATTGAAGTCATACTTTTTGTATGAACCTTCATACTTAATGTTCTTCTCTGATGTGCTATTCAATCTCTAGCCATGATTTCCTTCTTTCAGTCACCAACTTTTCTATCTTATTATTAAGTATCATTCTTTATTCAACAGAGGTGACATAGGAAACTTACTGCACTTTCCCAAACGATCTTTTTCTTtatggtttgtttgtttgtgaaAGCTTTCCTATTAAATCTTTGTCGGAAAAGGCACTGAAAATGAACTTGCAGGAAGTAATTATCAGAGAAATCGTCAGGACTCAGGAGGAACAGAACACAAAATTTCCAGGTTTTTGATAAATATCAAACTATGCATAAATTTACAAGTGTGAAGAAGGAAAACACGACGACCTTCAGGCGAATTCAGCCATGAATTGGTTATCAAGCAAGAGCTCAGGCCAGATATTGTAGCTAGAAATGATACGATCATCGCCATGGTTGACAACGGAGACTTCagtcggtggaggaggaagaagaagtggatGAGGCGGTTCTTCCTGGCCAAATCCTGCCATGGAATAGCACTCTCTGTTCTCCTGGTTCGCAGGCGGCGGATGGTTATCAAGGACGGCGCAAGGCATCGTCGGAGGGAAGGACGACGGCATCATCTGAGAGCCAAGCATGTTCATGGCCTCCaagtcggcggcggcggcggcggctccATTCGCCATGGTCTGGACTGCCTCTGCCTGCAGGCGACCGTCGAGGATCAGCTCGCGAAGGTTGGCGAGGGCGATGAGCTGCGGGAGGGTGGAGAAGAAGTCGGTCCTCGGGCGGTGAGTCATGGGGTCGAAACCCATCTGGATGAGCTTCTTCTTCAGGTGGGTGTTCCAGAAGTTCTTGATCTCGTTGTCGGTCCGTCCAGGGAGGTGCGAGGCGATTGCAGACCACCTGAAGAACGAATCAAACTCACGTCAACGAGCTGCGCGTGCATGGATTCAATTCGAAAATTAATGCAAGATTCGTACTTGTTCCCTAAGATCGCGTGCAGGCTGAGGATGGTTTCCTCTTCCTCCAGCGAGAATTTGCCTCTCTTAATGTCCGGCCTCAAGTAATTCGTCCATCTCAGCCTGCAGCTCTTGCCACAACGATTGAGCCCTGAAACTCATCcgaatgagaagaagaagaagataggcGAATGCacagagggagagagagagagacagaaTACCGGCGAGTTTGGGGAGGGCTCTCCAGCTTCCATGGCCATGCTTCTTGATGTAGTGGATAAGCTTTTGGTCCTCCTCAGGAGTCCACGGCCCTTTCTTGAGGCCATTCTCGTCGCAGCAGGGCGATCTCCCCATTTCAGCAGCAGCGACTGATGATAACTTTCTCAACCAGAAGATGGCTGCTTATTTATACACGACAGCTTCGAGCATTCCACTACTTGCCATGCAATCGGCTCACCAAAACTTTGCTATACCTACTGACTCCActactaaaatttaaaatccaacaATTCTGAGTTATTCATATCAATTTCTTTatcactatatctaaaatttaagataaacaactcattatattaaatttagacaatcactTCTCATTATATATTACATCAATtatcctaaaattttaattatcttcaattttttattattttattctctttcttctatttgttattattatatttatagaatAAGTGGAAGGAGAGAAAATGAGTGAAAGGAAAGAGattgaaaagaaatattattatatatttaggATAGagttttcatttttaaaatttaaaaaattattattcatcaaatttaaatttaaaaaataaatagaataattgatataaagattttttaattattttatttaaaatttaagataaaatttttaataagatAATTAATATAGATGCACTTAAACGCGACAACTGTGATGTAGATCTTTCAGATTTGCTGATAGGAAGGTGAATAGGGGATCTAAACAATGCGTTTACCAGCTACTCACTCGACAATATTAGGGAGTGAAAGTCAAAATGATAGGTCGCACGtgcagtatatatatatacaaaacaaAATCCAAATTTAGATCGCATGTGCAATATTAATATCACAAAATCCTGGCGTGAATCTCTAGCAGGGCATCTACTCTGATTTTGCCATATATTTGAAGGGATCGAAGACAACAAACTTCAGATTAGCAATGGAGAGAGTTGGTGTGGCAGATTCTAATGATTAATCAGACACACTGACACACTAAGCATCTGCAGCAGATCCTGTCTGCTCTCTTTCGTTTCTGTTCAGGTTTTGTATTTTAACAGAGTATCTGAGGGATTAATTATAGGAATGAGCTATCCATACCCAACATTCAATAAACACATTTCATTTTCTAAATACCctcatcaatattttttttatcataaaattttctaaatacatCCCATAATATTTCTATTTTACCCTTTCTAAAAACCCTACAAGAAATATAGCATCAAAAATCTACATCTCCAACTTTCCTCCTCTTCATCTCTCTCGTCTCTTCAGCATACGAACTGAGCAACTCGATTTCTAGTAATACTATGAAACAACGATGCTCAAAATTTACAAGTACTATCTCGTTCAGCCTTTCATTGTGTTATACATTATTATCACATagtaattttttttgttatatttgtGTTTAGTTTTGATTTATAATTATAGAAACTTAGTTGAATATGATATTTTTTACCTGAAAAGACTTTAAGGTGTTGGGTTGTTGAAATTGCAAAATATATAGTAGAGAT
Coding sequences:
- the LOC122049376 gene encoding transcription factor MYB93-like, producing the protein MGRSPCCDENGLKKGPWTPEEDQKLIHYIKKHGHGSWRALPKLAGLNRCGKSCRLRWTNYLRPDIKRGKFSLEEEETILSLHAILGNKWSAIASHLPGRTDNEIKNFWNTHLKKKLIQMGFDPMTHRPRTDFFSTLPQLIALANLRELILDGRLQAEAVQTMANGAAAAAADLEAMNMLGSQMMPSSFPPTMPCAVLDNHPPPANQENRECYSMAGFGQEEPPHPLLLPPPPTEVSVVNHGDDRIISSYNIWPELLLDNQFMAEFA